A stretch of DNA from Candidatus Methanomethylicota archaeon:
TACTTGAAGCAAAAATATTTCATGATAAATATAGTAAAGAAATTCCACCATGGACTTATGGAGATTATGTATTTCAAGGAGTTTATGTTTTTCATATAACTCCTGAGTATGGTATTAAAATTAGAGGAAAAATTACTCATATTGAAGATTCAGAATTGCTTAATATGGGATATTACTTTAAATATGAGATTAAGAGGAGTTTAATCATTGATAATGTACTATATACAATTTCAGATGTTAAAATTAAGGCAAATAGTTTAATAGATTTATCAAGCATTAGCGAGATTTATTTAAAATAATTTTTATAAATAAAAAATATGAATATAAACATTCTCACTTTATTAATTACATGTTTATTTTTAAGTTTATTAATGGGAATTTCATATCCTTTAATTTCTGAATACATATATGCTATAACAAATAGTTCAATATTTGTAGGCTTAATATTTTCAATAAAAAGTATTTTAGGAATGTTATTTGTAATATTAGGAGGATTTTTAGCAGATAATATAGGAAGGAAAAAGCCCATATATATTGGAACAATTCTAATGGGATTTTCTTTTATTATTTATGCAATATCTAATAATATATTAGAATTTATTATAGCATCTTTTTTTGAAAGTTTCTCTCTTTTTTATTTTCCTGCTTTTAATGCTATGATAATGGATTCTACAGAGAAAGATAAATTAATGAAAATTTTTACAATTTCACTTATTTTTGATCATTTACCTTATTCAATAACTTCAATTTTAGGAGGATTTATTAGAGATAATTATGGAATTCTTGGTTTAAGAATTTGTTTTTTAATAAGTGGAATTTTCATAATAATTATTGGAATTATAAGATGGAAATTATTATTAGAAACATTAATTGAAATTAAGAAAATTAATTTTAAAATGATCATAAAACCATATATTGAAATATTTAATGATTTTAAGAAATTAAATCCATTAATAATAAGAATAATTATATTACGTTCATTTATTTTATTAAATGCTTTTTCTATATTTTATAGTTTTTCATTAATTTATGCTGTAAGATATGCTGAAATTCTTTCTTTTACTGAATGGGGGATGATATTGGCAATATCTTCTTTTTCATATTTAATAGCAATAATTTTAGTAAAAATAACGAAAATTTCTTATTATCCAATTATAATATTTTTTGAAGCAATTTCTATTTTATTATTTTTTATTGAAGAAAAAATTTCAATATTAATTTCATTGATTTTAATAAATATATTAGGAGCATTAACATATGCTATTGAAAGAACAATTTTAGCAAAAACAATAGAACAACAAATGAGGGGGAGGGCTGAGACTTTTATGAATTTATCTTTTTATATTGGAAGTTTTATTGGATCAATTTTAGGAGGTTATTTTTATACTATTTATCCACCACTTATATTAATAATTCCATTTATAATGTTAATATTAGGATCAATTATTGCAACTATAATTTTTAGAAAAATTCAATAATATATTTTTAATTATAAAAAATTATGAAAATAGTATTTTCTAAGAAATGTTTAGAATATGGTTTATGGCATATTGAAGGACCTATGAGAGTTAAAATAGCTTATGAGTTTTTAAAAGAAAGGGGGTATGAATTTTTAGAACCAACTCCAGCTGAGGAAGAAGATATTCTCAAAGTTCACGATTATAAATATGTAGAAGGTATAAAAAAGGGTATTTTAGAAGATGAGGATACTCCAGCTTATGAGAATATTTATGAATATGCTACTTTATCAGCTGGAGGGGCCATAATGGCCTCGAAAATTAATGGATTTTCATTAATGAGACCTCCTGGTCATCATGTTGGAATAAGAGGTGCAGCCTTGGGAGCTCATACAAGAGGATTTTGCTATTTAAATAATATTGCAATAGCTGTAAAGAAATTGAATAAACCAACTCTGATTTTGGATATTGATGGACATCATGGAAATGGAACTCAAGAGATATTTCTAGGTAGCAAGGATGTTTTTTATATATCAATTCATAGACATCCTCTATATCCTGGTACTGGTTATCATTCTGAATTTAATTGTTTGAATTTTCCCCTTCCAGCAGAATGTGGTGAAGAGATTTATATGAAAACTCTAAGTAAGGCTTTTAATATGATTGATATGAGTAAAATAGAAGTAGTTGCTGTATCAGCTGGTTTTGATACTATTATAGGAGATATTGCTTCTCTAGGTTTGAGAGAGGATAGTTTTAAAAAAATAGGAGAGATAATAGCAAAACTCGAAAAAACTACATTTTTCGTACTTGAAGGAGGATATATAGGTGAAAAATTGGGAAAGGCAATTGATGCTTTAATTCAAGGATTTGAGAAATAGTCTTTGAAAATAATTCTCAAAGGATATGTAATATTTTATTTAATTAAAGACAAATAGCTTTAGAACCTAAAACTTCTCCAGGTGGATCTTTTCTAAATCTTACAATAGCAACTCCTTTATTTCCATGAGGTTTTATCACTTTTCCTATATATTTATTACCATGTTTATCTTCTACAACTACTTTTTTACCAATTAATTTTGCAATATCAATTCTACTATTTCCAAATTTAATAAGTAATTCTCTTGGATATCTTCTTTTAGTACCTATTCTAAAATTCATTATTTCACCAATAATCAATATCATCACCTCTAAATAAAGAATAATTAAAATCTTTATAGAAAAAGCTTTATAATAATATTACTATCTTGCATTTGATGACTAAAATTATTAAAATGGATCCACTTAATCCTGATTTAAATATTATTAATGATATTGTAAATATTTTAAGAAAAGGAGGACTATGTGCATTTCCTACTGAAACTGTTTATGGCCTTGGTGCTGATGGTTTTAATTCAGAAGCAGTTATTAAAATATTCAAAGTTAAGAAGAGGCCATTAGATAATCCATTAATTCTTCATATAGATTCTCAAGAAATGCTTGAAGAAGTAGCAATAGAAATTCCAAATATAGCTTATGAAATTGTAAAAAAACTATGGCCGGGTCCATTGACTATTTTACTTAAGAAAAGTGAAAAAGTACCTAAAGAAGTTACTGCAAATCTTCCTAATGTAGCTGTAAGATGTCCAGCTCATCCAATAGCATTAAGTTTAATAAAAAACTTGGAAAGACCAATAGCAGCTCCAAGTGCTAATATTTCTGGTAAACCTTCGCCTACAATAGCTGAATATGTAATTGAAGATTTAATGGGATTAATAGATGTAATAATAGATGGAGGAGAAACTTTTTTTGGTATAGAGTCAACAATAATTGATATTACTAAAGATCCTCCAATTTTACTTAGACCTGGACCTATAACTCCTGAAGATATAAAAAGAGTTTTAGGAATTGAAGTAAAAATAATTCCATTAGCTAAAGGATATTCAGAAGCTGAAGTTGCATTAAGTCCTGGTATAAAATATAAACATTATTCTCCAAATACTCCATTAATTCTCATAGAACCTTCTAATGATTTAAATTTATTAATTAATACTGTAATAGAAAAAGCAAAAGAATTTAAAAATAAAGGATATAAGATTGCTATAATAGGAACAAGTGAAACAATTCCATATTATAAAGATTATAAAACAATTAATATTGGTTCTAGGAAAAATCTTTATGAAATTGCACGTAATTTATATAAAATATTAAGAGAAATTGATGAATTAAATGTAGATATTGCTATTATTGAAGGTTTTAGAGATGAGTTAGGTTTAGAAATAGCAATAATGAATAGATTAAGAAAAGCTTCTTTTCAAAGAATAATTCTTAAATAAGAAAATTTTTAATATTAATAATTCATTAATTAATTATTGATGATGATTTAATAATTCTGAATAATGAAGATGCCCTCAATCTCTGAAAATTTTTTATTTTTCTCTTTATTTTAATAAAATTATGGAGCCTTTAGATAAATTATTAATTGGATTAGGAGTATTTTTTATAATTATTGGAATAGCTTTTATAGCAATTCCAATGATTGCTAAATTATTTTCATCAATACAATTAGAAAAAATTCCATGGATTTTATTATGGATTTATAAAAGTGATGGATTTTGGTTTGCAACTTCTCCTATATTAATAATAATTGGAATAATATATTTAATATGGATATTTACAAAATTATATTCTTAAATTAGGGG
This window harbors:
- a CDS encoding 50S ribosomal protein L35ae → MIIGEIMNFRIGTKRRYPRELLIKFGNSRIDIAKLIGKKVVVEDKHGNKYIGKVIKPHGNKGVAIVRFRKDPPGEVLGSKAICL
- a CDS encoding histone deacetylase, whose translation is MKIVFSKKCLEYGLWHIEGPMRVKIAYEFLKERGYEFLEPTPAEEEDILKVHDYKYVEGIKKGILEDEDTPAYENIYEYATLSAGGAIMASKINGFSLMRPPGHHVGIRGAALGAHTRGFCYLNNIAIAVKKLNKPTLILDIDGHHGNGTQEIFLGSKDVFYISIHRHPLYPGTGYHSEFNCLNFPLPAECGEEIYMKTLSKAFNMIDMSKIEVVAVSAGFDTIIGDIASLGLREDSFKKIGEIIAKLEKTTFFVLEGGYIGEKLGKAIDALIQGFEK
- a CDS encoding MFS transporter — encoded protein: MNINILTLLITCLFLSLLMGISYPLISEYIYAITNSSIFVGLIFSIKSILGMLFVILGGFLADNIGRKKPIYIGTILMGFSFIIYAISNNILEFIIASFFESFSLFYFPAFNAMIMDSTEKDKLMKIFTISLIFDHLPYSITSILGGFIRDNYGILGLRICFLISGIFIIIIGIIRWKLLLETLIEIKKINFKMIIKPYIEIFNDFKKLNPLIIRIIILRSFILLNAFSIFYSFSLIYAVRYAEILSFTEWGMILAISSFSYLIAIILVKITKISYYPIIIFFEAISILLFFIEEKISILISLILINILGALTYAIERTILAKTIEQQMRGRAETFMNLSFYIGSFIGSILGGYFYTIYPPLILIIPFIMLILGSIIATIIFRKIQ
- a CDS encoding L-threonylcarbamoyladenylate synthase translates to MTKIIKMDPLNPDLNIINDIVNILRKGGLCAFPTETVYGLGADGFNSEAVIKIFKVKKRPLDNPLILHIDSQEMLEEVAIEIPNIAYEIVKKLWPGPLTILLKKSEKVPKEVTANLPNVAVRCPAHPIALSLIKNLERPIAAPSANISGKPSPTIAEYVIEDLMGLIDVIIDGGETFFGIESTIIDITKDPPILLRPGPITPEDIKRVLGIEVKIIPLAKGYSEAEVALSPGIKYKHYSPNTPLILIEPSNDLNLLINTVIEKAKEFKNKGYKIAIIGTSETIPYYKDYKTINIGSRKNLYEIARNLYKILREIDELNVDIAIIEGFRDELGLEIAIMNRLRKASFQRIILK